A single region of the Aquarana catesbeiana isolate 2022-GZ linkage group LG07, ASM4218655v1, whole genome shotgun sequence genome encodes:
- the KIAA1614 gene encoding uncharacterized protein KIAA1614 homolog isoform X1, translated as MHADKRSHLNVAKMAAEVNPRQCIPAGEEKPSVVIKPSRKVRAAGGGRTRSTEQLDKPVKHEEEYGARTSVLQSKVKALKEKNMKERKETRILKDEGGEIDKEDALMSPQLRTYLTEELLDCTKQGGYSGAHQGSWGCDELWGTYSSDGSSDVHSNGCKIVNSSNHSQNPGNNSSLGLQERLQPSSNDLGVPENTTARDSVSLTLAEKVERNRQELRSKFGKASNHGGEITHSQGKTSKSRIITADVDGDLGLEIPVIEDCGELSARHEQAKQLLQRARMKAKGASPLRASHCVLAHPHSQPTLRRGPNISGAVTDGGSLSDSSSSEYSTWQKGFRGSSPSHVRFQDESEREAEERYRERQQVPQKVSTPPPKRQPNGPISWTEQLSPSGNGQCGTCSSYVKGAGASPAATHGTNLRNVHLGSKMTQDGSVSCSLGVKPSPHWILPSQPWRMYTELIRETHIGSDSTPDSSGDDDGNRSHNKKSRDWGMHRHCRNNLANVTPEQGAKVHRLNSESEIRVGRSLIDQNNGNGIGTSSNVLKNRGKNKSNHLEPVGKTSETSQEMGTAARSYCVDSVRTGLRKNPQNTEAKCTQRHRNSALEFETKQNTSIQETGIGAIVLNIDTKDGNSKMHLTDCRTPVTPVIQCMSQSSPFTSGHVPVPPSGKAPIMMASRNRLSLRPGGISQQPHNSQEGDIVQALHEKREPLSKPVPNSKKTTQEALGASDGHQLSTQGITSKNYSSRERTQKLKKHAENKRAKEVKENGDVVKHREPDRPYTSSRQKDYDRHLSFKDQRDKDHGSANLSKEQEKSETHNSKREEKCTENSGINGQLTCSNTNTGSGQCSRENSFHCQTSDLGISTKDRYPELPDEGSLQPAVKKGDIRSGMRKIFSSIGLTSRPKLERFQSSSLEQISSPGSSSAHGDSESFDGSVKSGKIKKSPSLQSLKLMSPFHLPRKASSVQNLLGKCDRSAVYITGDINTAPRRALSVEDIGSPGKARALGKVAEVYPDGTRLLELQRPENGTFGFRISAGNGRPDSGIYVQEMSDPDTAKLYSGLLRVGDEVLEVNGTKVSILGQTRLTELMNREPVLSLRVLHQRRTKC; from the exons GTCACATTTGAATGTGGCAAAAATGGCAGCGGAGGTTAACCCAAGACAATGTATCCCTGCTGGAGAAGAGAAACCGAGTGTGGTGATCAAACCCTCAAGGAAAGTCAGAGCTGCAGGTGGTGGTAGGACCAGAAGTACTGAACAGTTGGATAAGCCAGTAAAGCATGAAGAAGAATATGGGGCGAGGACTTCTGTGTTACAAAGCAAGGTGAAGGCCCTGAAGGAAAAGAACATGAAGGAGAGAAAGGAGACCAGAATTTTGAAAGATGAAGGTGGAGAAATAGACAAGGAAGATGCTCTCATGTCTCCTCAACTTCGAACCTACCTGACGGAGGAGTTATTAGACTGCACTAAGCAAGGCGGGTATTCTGGTGCTCACCAAGGGAGCTGGGGATGTGATGAGCTGTGGGGGACATACAGCTCAGATGGGTCCTCAGACGTTCACAGCAATGGCTGCAAAATAGTAAACTCATCAAACCACAGTCAAAACCCAGGGAACAACTCTTCACTCGGTCTTCAGGAGCGGCTCCAGCCTTCATCTAATGATCTGGGTGTGCCAGAGAACACCACAGCACGGGATTCGGTCTCTCTGACCCTGGCTGAAAAAGTAGAGAGAAACAGACAGGAGCTGAGGAGTAAATTTGGAAAAGCAAGCAACCATGGTGGAGAGATCACTCACAGTCAAGGGAAAACCAGCAAAAGCC GGATAATCACGGCTGATGTAGATGGAGACTTGGGGTTGGAAATACCTGTGATTGAAGACTGTGG GGAGCTCAGCGCCCGTCACGAACAAGCCAAGCAGCTGCTACAAAGAGCACGGATGAAAGCGAAGGGGGCCAGTCCCTTGCGAGCATCCCACTGTGTCCTTGCACATCCACACTCGCAGCCCACTCTTCGCCG GGGCCCCAACATCTCAGGTGCTGTGACAGACGGAGGATCCCTAAGTGACAGCTCCAGCAGTGAGTATTCTACTTGGCAAAAAGGTTTTCGAGGGAGTTCACCCTCTCATGTACGCTTCCAGGATGAGTCTGAGCGGGAGGCTGAAGAAAGATACAGGGAACGACAACAGGTTCCACAGAAGGTCTCTACTCCACCACCCAAGAGACAGCCAAATGGTCCTATTTCCTGGACAGAACAGCTGTCACCTTCAGGGAATGGACAGTGTGGAACATGTAGCTCTTATGTCAAAGGAGCAGGTGCCAGTCCAGCTGCCACACATGGTACAAACCTACGCAATGTCCATTTGGGCTCTAAAATGACTCAGGATGGCTCTGTGAGCTGCTCTCTGGGGGTCAAACCTTCTCCCCACTGGATTTTGCCTTCTCAACCATGGCGAATGTATACCGAGTTGATCCGTGAGACGCACATTGGCAGTGACTCTACTCCTGATTCTTCTGGAGATGATGATGGTAATCGAAGCCACAATAAGAAAAGTCGTGACTGGGGAATGCACAGACACTGTAGAAATAACTTAGCCAATGTTACTCCTGAACAAGGAGCCAAGGTACACCGTTTAAATTCTGAGAGCGAAATACGAGTGGGAAGATCACTCATCGATCAAAATAATGGAAATGGAATTGGTACTTCAAGCAATGTTTTAAAAAATAGGGGGAAAAATAAGTCAAACCACTTAGAACCTGTAGGCAAAACATCAGAAACAAGTCAGGAGATGGGCACTGCTGCAAGAAGTTATTGTGTGGACTCAGTGAGGACCGGCTTAAGGAAGAATCCACAAAATACAGAAGCAAAATGCACACAAAGACACAGAAATTCAGCTCTAGAATTTGAGACTAAACAGAATACATCCATCCAAGAAACTGGAATTGGGGCTATTGTGCTAAATATTGACACTAAAGATGGAAATTCTAAAATGCATTTGACAGACTGTAGAACTCCAGTTACTCCAGTGATTCAGTGCATGTCACAAtcttccccttttacatctggccATGTGCCTGTCCCACCTTCTGGGAAAGCTCCCATAATGATGGCATCAAGAAACAGACTTTCCCTACGGCCAGGAGGCATCAGTCAGCAGCCACACAACTCACAGGAAGGCGACATAGTGCAAGCCCTCCATGAGAAAAGGGAACCTCTATCCAAACCAGTGCCAAACAGCAAGAAAACCACTCAAGAAGCCCTTGGGGCTTCAGATGGTCACCAACTTTCTACTCAAGGAATAACATCAAAAAATTATAGTTCTAGAGAACGGACTCAGAAATTGAAGAAACATGCAGAAAACAAAAGGGCAAAAGAAGTCAAGGAAAATGGGGACGTCGTAAAACACCGGGAACCCGACAGACCCTACACCAGCAGTAGACAAAAAGACTATGATAGACATCTGTCGTTCAAAGACCAAAGAGACAAAGACCATGGTTCGGCAAACCTATCTAAGGAACAGGAGAAGAGTGAAACACATAATTCTAAAAGGGAAGAAAAGTGCACTGAAAATTCAGGAATAAACGGGCAGCTAACTTGCAGCAACACAAATACAG GATCTGGCCAATGTTCCCGTGAAAACAGCTTTCACTGCCAAACAAGTGACTTGGGAATTTCAACCAAGGACCGGTACCCGGAGCTACCAGATGAGGG CTCATTGCAGCCTGCAGTAAAAAAGGGAGACATCCGTAGCGGGATGAGGAAAATCTTTTCCAGTATTGGCCTGACCTCGCGGCCCAAGCTGGAGCGTTTCCAGTCCTCTAGTCTGGAGCAGATTTCTTCTCCTGGGTCCAGCTCAGCACATGGAGACTCTGAATCGTTTGATGGATCAGTGAAGTCTGGAAAGATAAAGAAGAGTCCCTCCCTGCAGTCCCTGAAACTG ATGTCGCCATTTCACCTCCCAAGGAAAGCCTCCTCTGTGCAGAACCTGCTGGGAAAATGTGACCGctctgctgtttacattacaggagATATCAACACCGCTCCAAG GCGTGCCCTCAGTGTGGAGGATATCGGATCTCCTGGAAAAGCACGTGCGTTAGGGAAAGTGGCAGAAGTTTACCCAGATGGTACACGCCTTTTAGAATTGCAGCGCCCTGAAAATGGCACATTTGGCTTCAGGATTTCAGCTGGTAATGGAAGGCCTGATTCAG
- the KIAA1614 gene encoding uncharacterized protein KIAA1614 homolog isoform X2, whose translation MAAEVNPRQCIPAGEEKPSVVIKPSRKVRAAGGGRTRSTEQLDKPVKHEEEYGARTSVLQSKVKALKEKNMKERKETRILKDEGGEIDKEDALMSPQLRTYLTEELLDCTKQGGYSGAHQGSWGCDELWGTYSSDGSSDVHSNGCKIVNSSNHSQNPGNNSSLGLQERLQPSSNDLGVPENTTARDSVSLTLAEKVERNRQELRSKFGKASNHGGEITHSQGKTSKSRIITADVDGDLGLEIPVIEDCGELSARHEQAKQLLQRARMKAKGASPLRASHCVLAHPHSQPTLRRGPNISGAVTDGGSLSDSSSSEYSTWQKGFRGSSPSHVRFQDESEREAEERYRERQQVPQKVSTPPPKRQPNGPISWTEQLSPSGNGQCGTCSSYVKGAGASPAATHGTNLRNVHLGSKMTQDGSVSCSLGVKPSPHWILPSQPWRMYTELIRETHIGSDSTPDSSGDDDGNRSHNKKSRDWGMHRHCRNNLANVTPEQGAKVHRLNSESEIRVGRSLIDQNNGNGIGTSSNVLKNRGKNKSNHLEPVGKTSETSQEMGTAARSYCVDSVRTGLRKNPQNTEAKCTQRHRNSALEFETKQNTSIQETGIGAIVLNIDTKDGNSKMHLTDCRTPVTPVIQCMSQSSPFTSGHVPVPPSGKAPIMMASRNRLSLRPGGISQQPHNSQEGDIVQALHEKREPLSKPVPNSKKTTQEALGASDGHQLSTQGITSKNYSSRERTQKLKKHAENKRAKEVKENGDVVKHREPDRPYTSSRQKDYDRHLSFKDQRDKDHGSANLSKEQEKSETHNSKREEKCTENSGINGQLTCSNTNTGSGQCSRENSFHCQTSDLGISTKDRYPELPDEGSLQPAVKKGDIRSGMRKIFSSIGLTSRPKLERFQSSSLEQISSPGSSSAHGDSESFDGSVKSGKIKKSPSLQSLKLMSPFHLPRKASSVQNLLGKCDRSAVYITGDINTAPRRALSVEDIGSPGKARALGKVAEVYPDGTRLLELQRPENGTFGFRISAGNGRPDSGIYVQEMSDPDTAKLYSGLLRVGDEVLEVNGTKVSILGQTRLTELMNREPVLSLRVLHQRRTKC comes from the exons ATGGCAGCGGAGGTTAACCCAAGACAATGTATCCCTGCTGGAGAAGAGAAACCGAGTGTGGTGATCAAACCCTCAAGGAAAGTCAGAGCTGCAGGTGGTGGTAGGACCAGAAGTACTGAACAGTTGGATAAGCCAGTAAAGCATGAAGAAGAATATGGGGCGAGGACTTCTGTGTTACAAAGCAAGGTGAAGGCCCTGAAGGAAAAGAACATGAAGGAGAGAAAGGAGACCAGAATTTTGAAAGATGAAGGTGGAGAAATAGACAAGGAAGATGCTCTCATGTCTCCTCAACTTCGAACCTACCTGACGGAGGAGTTATTAGACTGCACTAAGCAAGGCGGGTATTCTGGTGCTCACCAAGGGAGCTGGGGATGTGATGAGCTGTGGGGGACATACAGCTCAGATGGGTCCTCAGACGTTCACAGCAATGGCTGCAAAATAGTAAACTCATCAAACCACAGTCAAAACCCAGGGAACAACTCTTCACTCGGTCTTCAGGAGCGGCTCCAGCCTTCATCTAATGATCTGGGTGTGCCAGAGAACACCACAGCACGGGATTCGGTCTCTCTGACCCTGGCTGAAAAAGTAGAGAGAAACAGACAGGAGCTGAGGAGTAAATTTGGAAAAGCAAGCAACCATGGTGGAGAGATCACTCACAGTCAAGGGAAAACCAGCAAAAGCC GGATAATCACGGCTGATGTAGATGGAGACTTGGGGTTGGAAATACCTGTGATTGAAGACTGTGG GGAGCTCAGCGCCCGTCACGAACAAGCCAAGCAGCTGCTACAAAGAGCACGGATGAAAGCGAAGGGGGCCAGTCCCTTGCGAGCATCCCACTGTGTCCTTGCACATCCACACTCGCAGCCCACTCTTCGCCG GGGCCCCAACATCTCAGGTGCTGTGACAGACGGAGGATCCCTAAGTGACAGCTCCAGCAGTGAGTATTCTACTTGGCAAAAAGGTTTTCGAGGGAGTTCACCCTCTCATGTACGCTTCCAGGATGAGTCTGAGCGGGAGGCTGAAGAAAGATACAGGGAACGACAACAGGTTCCACAGAAGGTCTCTACTCCACCACCCAAGAGACAGCCAAATGGTCCTATTTCCTGGACAGAACAGCTGTCACCTTCAGGGAATGGACAGTGTGGAACATGTAGCTCTTATGTCAAAGGAGCAGGTGCCAGTCCAGCTGCCACACATGGTACAAACCTACGCAATGTCCATTTGGGCTCTAAAATGACTCAGGATGGCTCTGTGAGCTGCTCTCTGGGGGTCAAACCTTCTCCCCACTGGATTTTGCCTTCTCAACCATGGCGAATGTATACCGAGTTGATCCGTGAGACGCACATTGGCAGTGACTCTACTCCTGATTCTTCTGGAGATGATGATGGTAATCGAAGCCACAATAAGAAAAGTCGTGACTGGGGAATGCACAGACACTGTAGAAATAACTTAGCCAATGTTACTCCTGAACAAGGAGCCAAGGTACACCGTTTAAATTCTGAGAGCGAAATACGAGTGGGAAGATCACTCATCGATCAAAATAATGGAAATGGAATTGGTACTTCAAGCAATGTTTTAAAAAATAGGGGGAAAAATAAGTCAAACCACTTAGAACCTGTAGGCAAAACATCAGAAACAAGTCAGGAGATGGGCACTGCTGCAAGAAGTTATTGTGTGGACTCAGTGAGGACCGGCTTAAGGAAGAATCCACAAAATACAGAAGCAAAATGCACACAAAGACACAGAAATTCAGCTCTAGAATTTGAGACTAAACAGAATACATCCATCCAAGAAACTGGAATTGGGGCTATTGTGCTAAATATTGACACTAAAGATGGAAATTCTAAAATGCATTTGACAGACTGTAGAACTCCAGTTACTCCAGTGATTCAGTGCATGTCACAAtcttccccttttacatctggccATGTGCCTGTCCCACCTTCTGGGAAAGCTCCCATAATGATGGCATCAAGAAACAGACTTTCCCTACGGCCAGGAGGCATCAGTCAGCAGCCACACAACTCACAGGAAGGCGACATAGTGCAAGCCCTCCATGAGAAAAGGGAACCTCTATCCAAACCAGTGCCAAACAGCAAGAAAACCACTCAAGAAGCCCTTGGGGCTTCAGATGGTCACCAACTTTCTACTCAAGGAATAACATCAAAAAATTATAGTTCTAGAGAACGGACTCAGAAATTGAAGAAACATGCAGAAAACAAAAGGGCAAAAGAAGTCAAGGAAAATGGGGACGTCGTAAAACACCGGGAACCCGACAGACCCTACACCAGCAGTAGACAAAAAGACTATGATAGACATCTGTCGTTCAAAGACCAAAGAGACAAAGACCATGGTTCGGCAAACCTATCTAAGGAACAGGAGAAGAGTGAAACACATAATTCTAAAAGGGAAGAAAAGTGCACTGAAAATTCAGGAATAAACGGGCAGCTAACTTGCAGCAACACAAATACAG GATCTGGCCAATGTTCCCGTGAAAACAGCTTTCACTGCCAAACAAGTGACTTGGGAATTTCAACCAAGGACCGGTACCCGGAGCTACCAGATGAGGG CTCATTGCAGCCTGCAGTAAAAAAGGGAGACATCCGTAGCGGGATGAGGAAAATCTTTTCCAGTATTGGCCTGACCTCGCGGCCCAAGCTGGAGCGTTTCCAGTCCTCTAGTCTGGAGCAGATTTCTTCTCCTGGGTCCAGCTCAGCACATGGAGACTCTGAATCGTTTGATGGATCAGTGAAGTCTGGAAAGATAAAGAAGAGTCCCTCCCTGCAGTCCCTGAAACTG ATGTCGCCATTTCACCTCCCAAGGAAAGCCTCCTCTGTGCAGAACCTGCTGGGAAAATGTGACCGctctgctgtttacattacaggagATATCAACACCGCTCCAAG GCGTGCCCTCAGTGTGGAGGATATCGGATCTCCTGGAAAAGCACGTGCGTTAGGGAAAGTGGCAGAAGTTTACCCAGATGGTACACGCCTTTTAGAATTGCAGCGCCCTGAAAATGGCACATTTGGCTTCAGGATTTCAGCTGGTAATGGAAGGCCTGATTCAG